TGTATTGAACAAATACCTTTCTTGTGGATTTTCATTTGGACCTATAATTCAATTCTCCTTTCAATATCATGATGTAATAATGGGCCCACTAATGACCTAACCTAATATGTTAATCCTTATTTCTGAGTTAGCTAGTGGTTGAGAATTTTTTTTGCACTCTTTTGATCGGAATTTGATTATCACTATATAAAGAGATGAACACAAATTTTTcaaatgagactgtctcatagtGAAATCATTTTTATTGTGCTAACCCAATGCacatttattgttttaaagtgattagttataactttaaagtgatcacttataattttaaagtgattattttttgtagtcttaaagtgatcacatttaactttaaagtgatcattaaCAATTTTAGAGTGATTAGTTAGAGAAATAGAATAATTATATGGGTCCGTttataagacggtctcatacaagatgagcCGAAAGATGAAATGAATTAATACTTTGAATTACTCAAACAGGAGCTCACAGTGTGGGCAGAACCCATTGTGTGAAGCTGGTTCACAGGCTATACCCAGAAGTAGACCCGAACTTGAACCCGGACCACGTACCACACATGCTCAAGAAATGTTATGACCCGATTCCTGACCCGAAATCAGTCCAATATGTTCGAAATGACAGAGGTACCCCTATGATCTTTGACAACAACTACTACAGGAACATATTGGACAGTAAGGGTTTACTCATAGTGGATCACCAACTAGCCACAGATAAAAGAACTAGGCCTTTTGTGGTTAAAATGGCCAAAAATCAAGATTATTTCTTCAAGGAATTTTCAAGAGCACTCACCATTTTGTCTGAGAATAACCCACTTACTGGTACCAAAGGTGAGATTAGGAGGCAATGCAGTGTTGTTAACAAGCTTCATTAGATGATAATTAACAATATATTAATCCTTAATTACTTCTTAACTATGGATTGATATGTAATTTGTGTGTTAATTAATCTAGTTTTTGAATAAGAGAGTATCGTTACCTTTTGAATTTTGCTCTATAATAGTGGCATGGGGATCTTAATGATGTCATATACCATGCCATCATTTAGTGCAAGTTTCTTTGCTTTCATGTAATGGGTGTAGATGTATGATCTTGTGTAATGATAAGTGAAGCATTAGTGTATATTCTTCTGTTATGTAAAagcttaattctcttttatggCATATTGTTTGTGTCGTTATCATTGTATCAGTGTATTCTGTTCATTGGAAATTATGACCATGATCTGGGGAAGGAAGGAAGGTGGCAATCCATACCTATTAAAGAGAATGTCGCCAAAGAGTCCTACGGCTCGAAAAAGATCCTCAAAAAGAGAATTTCTTGCAACAATAAGGGGCATATTGTTTGTGTAATGTTTGACTATATTGTTCACATTTTgtaatcataattcataatacTAGTTCAACTTATATTATTAATACATAAGTTCCTAGCCTGAATCATGGGTATACCCCAAGCTTGAATTTGAGATCAATCAAATGCATCAAATTGAgctcatacatatataaactaGCTAGGTAGTGCTAACAATCTAACACCTCACTCACCCATGTCCatcaaaagaaataataattataatatggtTAGATTTAGGGGTTAATTCAGGATACTAGTATAAGGTATGCCTAATATTCATCTCTACATGTATAGTGAACCAACTTAACTATCATTATAGATTTCTCCTGACTATAATCATGCAGTCTAAAGTATTAATTGATagaatatgtatatattttgaagtcacaaccatcagcttaaatttttagtttgaaGCCAAATTATCTATTGTATTTCATCAGCTCTCCTTTTAAGAATGCGATAGAGTGTGTAATATACGTAAGCAATCAGTTCACAACAATCAATGAACATTTGCAAAAGTAGTCTTTGttttttatgcaaaaaatttatttctaaTGGGAAAGAGGCATCTTACAAGAGTTAGTACTTAGTAGTGCATTAATAGATTACCAAACATAGTGTCGGTTGGTTGAATGGTTTCAAGTTGAAACAAACCCAAAGTTGAGGGACAGTTATGGAGGAAAAGACataaaggaaaagaaatatAAAGAGACAAATGGGAATTGGGACCCATAAAAAGGATGATGTACTCTAGTATTTTGAATTCAGAGGTGGGGAATTATCAAGGATAAGATTCCAAATATCCCCTGAACTACATtgagatttaataattaagagGAATTGATGATGTTGAGTCACACAAGAGATGAATTATTGATTGTGTATCATAGTGGCAAATATGTTGGGTCATGTTGAAATTGGCCAAAATGAGTCCAAGTGAAAATAGGTTAAGTTGGCATGTTGGAGTTTGattatgttaaattaagttGGATTTATTGTCAATATCAGCATATAATCGGAAAACATGAAATGCACACATTTTataagattaagaatgaaagatgGGTTGATTTTGCTGGGAAATGAGATCCAAGTCATGGAGTGCATTGCATAGAAGATATTGATACAAAGAAGAGGGATAAATGTACAAGAATAGGCTGGTAAGACCAACCACCAAGGTTTTCAATCAAGTAATATTTGCACAACTCATAGAAGGAAAAAGTCACCTTTGCTTGAACGAGCAAAGTGTATCAGGCCTTGGTTTTTTCAATTCACTTGCATGAAGACTTCAAGAACTCCAAGATAATCGTTCAATGTAATCGTtgaaattatcatttattaAGTAATACACATCATTTGAATTGGGAAAAGGAATCTTAAAGTATTATAAAACACTTGTTTTGTGCATTACTTGCATTGTTTGTGCTTGTGTGTTGACTTTGTTTGCTCTTTCTtatcttcatttttttcttccCTTTGCGAGTCTAATTTCACCACATAGTTTGATTTTATCCTCTCATTTAAATGCTAAAAAGTTGTACTACGTCCATTTTATCTCTAAAAACCTTGagttaacacataatttaaTCCATGACTATAACAAGGCCATGTAAGGATAGCATATAGTGTCCTCCATATAATCCTTTTACATTTCGATTACCATAGTGGGAGAGTATGAGAAAGTAGGATagattagaatttagaaaatggGCTTAGGCAATCcaaagaaggagagaagaggTAACCCAAATACAAATCAAAAAAGATCCACCACTAAAACCAATTAGTATAGTAGACTAGTAATAGGAGTTACTCCTCAAGTTTATAAACTAAcacattattttctctttttccaATGTGGGACAACTCACATGTGGGTAATGACTAATGACACAGTTGGTCGATGAGGGAACGATGTCGGGCATCATGGACGATTGTTGATTGTAGATACACTAATTGGCCGATGGGGGAATGATACAGGGCATAATGATATAGGAAAAGATGTTGCTTGCAGGCTGCACCTGCTGTGGAATAGGCCTCTAGGAACTGCCATTGCTTGTTGAGTCTGTTTGCTTCTTTATCTTCGGTTTTTTTGTTGCCTTCGATTTCGGTGTCAGAGAAATCAACTCAATCACAAATTTACGCTGATGATTAAGgcctcaaaatatgttatatactctaacacttaAAACATACGTGTGGCAAGTACAAAGTTTTCTCATATTCACACTTTATAGCTTTAGAAAGTGTTAGAGGAATTAAGACTATATTAAGAGTTATTTCGAATTCATCATATGGGAAGAAACCTTGATTTACTACACTATGTTACTTAGACTTAGAAACTCATATATGAAAAGAGTACAGCTACAAGTATTAAATTCggctaatttttattaaaaaaaaaaatccttttttTAGTCTAAAATGAAGTATCTTTTTATGTATTCAACCTATTTTCTCATGTCTAAATTTTTCACAAATCAGAGCTTTAGAAAGTGTTTTGAGGAAATTGAGATAATATTAAGAGTCATTTTGAATCTACTATATGGAAAGGAACCATGCTTTTCTACTAATTACACTCTGAAAACTTTATTTGTccattttactttttgtatgattttcaaAGCAAACTTTGAACCTTAATATCTTCAAGTACGGattataaaaattgtaaatattatatattaaaaaacattgtatcaagacgaatctaataaaatctcacatgaatatattttaccTTTAATATATgcttcaaaaattaaatttaaatttctctcttataaaatgaaaaaatttaaagtggacaaacagaaagaaattgaaaaagtattagatactagtatactactattttatagaaaaatacattttttgGTTCAAAATGAAGTGCCTTAATTTAAGTGTTGAATATTTGATTATGAGAAAACTTTATAGGGCTATCAAGATTCAACAATATAACATTGCATCTAAGAAAGTTAGACAACGGGCCTTTACGAGAGTATTGCTATTAGACTCCACATTCAATCTATATTCAATATACATAACATAATTAATCCaagatgaaaatttaaaatttaaaaataaaaactaaattttagttatttaagtattcttttatttatcaaatgaaGTAATCCGATGATTTGATAAGACACATTGAAATGCTTATAGTTGTCTACTGTGAGATCTACTTGTCGGATGTCCCAcgtcaaaagaaaaaaaaaatattacttttattacAATTAGTTCGTTTTAGCACTGAACTTTCATTGAGCTTGTAATAGGGTGTATTTTCtcctttttgttaaatttttcatttagtCAATTAGAAAGAACAAGATCGACTTTGAGTATTGCAATTTTATCGAAAGAACTAATTCAAAAGAAATAGTTAATTAGTAGGAataattacctagaataatttgattttttttattgattttcctataataatcttaatttttgattaattataaataatttcaattttagatCACTTACCCAAGAATGTTATTGCCCCAATAGAGATCGTTTTTTCAGGTTAAttgcttaaaaaaataaaaaacaaatttaagttaaaatcagaaaataaactTGAtatctctttttaattttttttaatttttcaattttttataatttaattttgtatttgcGTTTTATTTTATGCAAAATAACTTGTTGTAAGATAATACGTTACCTTGGTGCATTTTTAGCAAGCACCTCTTATAATTGAGgctatttatatttaataattaaaagttaaaattattataggaaaatcagtaaaaattaaattattttagttaattttttctaattaatatgTAATTATACTTTCTTACGTAATCATAATGCAAAATAATTCAACACTAATTGGCAACGACAAcacatcattattatcattaatgctAATACAATCCTCCTTAactaaaattagagaaaaagatGAACAATAACTTAGTGCATAAGCTCAAAAGTGAGAAAAGACCTCAAATAATAAGTTCGTTTTATGTGAGACGATCTCACCATGAAAcgtatttatattattagtttatttatcCGATTGgtcattttaaaattacaagtaatcattttaatagACTTAATGTATATAGGTCAACTCAATAGAAATGGTTTCACTATAAGACCGTTATATCTAAGAATTTGTGGATAATAACCTCATATTgctatttcaaaaaataaaacttaaataaaataaaaataaaaaataacctaATATTGCCAAAATGACGTTCTTCTACGGCAAAATAAAGATTACCCCAAAAACAATGCCTATATTTGTTATGCTATGTTTTCCTTAAATGTCTCTATAATTGATGCATTTCAAACTTCTTACCATTACAAAACATCTTCcattaattatgtacaattttctatttcattctaATCATATATTCCTTTTAATAGACGTTGGCTTAAAACTTTTATAcctttgatttgattttttattatttctattaattatctttcctaatttcctaattattaatactcatgaacattaaataatggtttttattaaattcatataatttatttttttcatcgaaaattatgtacTATATACATAGGGTTGCATTAGCAAAAGCTATGAAACTAAaataatgtatgtaattataatTAGACAAAACGAGGTTACATTACCTAAGTTTTAAATGATTCTAGGattggaaaataaaatattattactattgattttttggttttaCTAATTCTTGAATAAGGCGATTTCATATAGTAATGTAATAACATCATAATATAATAGCTTATCAATATGTTTAAGCTAGTCATCAAatctaatatataaatgaaaatgaATTACACAATAGTTTATAAGAAGACCAAATGAATTCTCTTTTAAAAAGGCATACTCTTTTAGTCTTTTTAAAGAATTACTTCTatttattttcaacaaattGTTGTAAATGTCGTAAATCTAATTATATCCTGATAAATCAAGAAAAGTAGTAAAAgggcttgttcatcttcattccAAGGAAAAGATATTAATACAATGTCATAGGATTATTTTAGgtattaaattattctagtcaACTCTATAATCATGGAGTAAATATCTCAATTATctcttagaataatatcttcctaataataatccaataatattcTTTGCATATTCCTAAcaccccccctcaagttggagcaggTGGAGAATACATGCCCAACTTGCTTAGTAAGTAATCAAACTGAGGTTTACCAAGTGCCTTAGTGAAGATATCAGCAAGTTGAGAATGTGTGGAAACATAAGCTGGATCAATGAGGCCCTCAATAATTGCATCACGTACAAAATGACAGTCAACTTCAATATGTTTTGTGCGCTCATGAAAAATAGGATTCTTGGCAATGTGTAAAGCAGATTGACTATCACAAAATAATGTGATAGCTTTAGGATGATTAACCCCTAGGCTCAAAAGCAGGCCTTTCAACCACTTTAATTCACAAGTAATGGCTGCCATAGAACGATATTCTGCCTCTGTCGAACTGCGAGAAACTGTGTTCTGCTTTTTAGTCTTCCATGATATAGGCGAATGACCTAGAAAAACGAGCCATCCGGTCAGAGACCGGCGAGTGATCGGACATGCCGCCCAATCCGAATCACACCACCCTTGCAAGCTTAATTCACTATCAGATCTCAATAAGATACCCTGCCCCGgtgttcccttcaagtatcgAACAACACGAATCGCTGCATCCCAGTGCTCAGACCTAGGTTCCTGCATGAACTGGGATAAGACATGAACTGAGTAGGCCAAATCAGGCCTAGTAACGGCCAAGTAGATCAATCTTCCAACGAGACGTCGGTATTTTGCTGGATCAGAAAGTCGTTCCCCAGTGGCCAAACCCAGACGATGATTTTGCTCAATGGGAACCCCAACGGGTTTAGAGCCTAATAAACCAGCTTCAGAAATTATATCAAGGGCATACTTTCTTTGACAAAGAAATAATCCAGTCTTACTTCGAGCAACTTcaatacccaaaaaatatttcaaaggacCAAGGTCCTTCATATGAAAACAATCACTGAGATAGGCTTTAAAAACTTGCAAAGAGGCAGAATTATTTCCAGAAATAatgatatcatcaacataaaccagGACATTAATTTGCACAGATCCTTTAGTGTAAGTGAACAGAGAATAATCAGAGTATGATTGAAGAAAACCATAATCTTTCAAAGCAGAAACGAGTTTAGCAAACCAACATCTAGGCGCTTGCTTTAATCCATACAAAGATTTTCGAAGACGGCATACCTTGGTTGGGTGAGAAGATTCAAAACCGGGAGGAAGTTTCATGTAAACTTCCTCATGGAGATCACCATGAAGGAAGGCGTTgtgaacatccatttgatgtaaTTCCCAGTTTTTAGAGGCTGCAATAGCAAGAAATACCCGAACAGTAACCATTTTAGCCACAGGAGCAAAAGTTTCAGTGTAGTCAATGCCTTCCTGTTGATGGTTACCAAACACAACCAATCTAGACTTTAGACGTTCAACACTTCCGTCGGATCTGTACTTGATTCTGTAGACCCATTGGCAACCTAGGGCCCGCTTACCAGGTGGAAGATTTTCCATTGTCCAGGTGCCATTTTTTTCAAGAGCCTGTATTTCATGTTTCATTGATTTTCTCCATCCTTCATCCTTCATGGCTTCCTTAAAGGATCTTGGTTCTTTGCCAGAAATTACAGCTGCAATAAAATTTTTGTATCGCATAGAAAAACTGTTACAATTTATATAGTGTGCTATAGGATAAGGAGTACCTGAGGGATGCGTTGGAGAAGAGATGTTAGACGCGGAAGCAGATGGACTTTTAGCTACAACTGTATGAGTGACAGGTTCAAGAACAAAGTCTCGAAGTTTTACTGATGGAATTTTTGTTCTCAGACCACGACCCAATTCCGAGTTTGGAGGCTCAATAAACTGCTGATTTTGAGGATTTCTGGTGCTATTTTGTGGATTGGATTGCTGTTGGATTATTTGTGGCAGCGGTTGAGTGACATGTCGTGGCGGTTGAGGGTACAGCTGCCCAGTGGGTGATTGAAAAGTAGCTGGCTGACCAGAAGCGGAGCTGGTAGCAGCTGCGGGTTGGCCAGTGCCTGCTGGCTGTTCGCTGGTCTGGGCAGCTCGATGTTGAGTAGTGTCAAGTGCATTCGGAGTCTCGTAAACACCACAATTTGCATCAAAACACTCCGTAAATTCACAGTCCACATTATCATACATAGGAACAATATTTGTGGGTTCTATATTTGTTGATATTGGGTCATCAAAAGGAAAAATGTCTTCAAAAAATTTGACATCACGGGACACAAAGAATTTCTTCAAATCTAAATCAAACAACCTCCATCCTTTTTGACCAAAGGGGTAACCCACAAAAACACACTTGCGGCTTTTGCTTGCAAATTTGTCACCTTTGCAATCTTTATTTTGAGCAAAACATAGACAACCAAAGACCCGAATTGTGTCATAGGAAGGTGTGTTGTTAAACAAAATTTCATAGGGAGTCTTATTTTGAAGTATTGGAGAAGGTGTTCGATTTATTAGATGAGCCGCGGCTAAGACACTCTCTCCCCAAAAATATATAGGTAAATTGGCTTGAAATCTCAAAGCCCTCCCTACATTAAGGATGTGTTTGTGTTTTCGCTCAACTcgaccattttgttgaggtgtcccCACACATGATTTTTGGAACAAAATACCAGTAGCATTAAAATAGTCAAGCAAGCAATTAAACTCAGTGCCGTTGtcactttgaactactttaatagTTTGAGAGAATTGTCTATCAACCATAGCAACAAATGACAGGAAAATATGAAAAACTTCTGTTTTATCAAGTAGTAAATAAATCCATACAGCACGAGAATAATCATCCACAATAGTCAAAAAATAACGGGCACCACAAGAGGAAGGATGTCGGTATGACCCCCATAAATCACAATGTATTTTCTCAAAAATTCTGGATGCCCTTTTCTCACTCAGATTAAATTTATTTCTAGGGTGTTTAGCACGAAAACAAATCTCACATGCTTTATTCAAAATACCCTTACAATTGCTAACGGGAGGGAGAAGTTTTACTACTCTTTCCGAAGGATGCCCCATTCTTTTGTGCCATAGTTCCAAAGTTGAAGAAACCACATTGACAGAGACATGTTGTACCGGATCCACACCGTGGAAGTAGAAAAGTCCATCCCGCCTAACACTCGTCCCAATCAACTCCCTCAGTGGGTCCTGTATAGTACACGAAGAGGAAGTAAATTGTACAGTACATTGCATATCATCAATTAACTGCGATACAgaaattaaattacaatttaattccGGAACAAAGAGAACATTGTGAAGAATTAATTTTGGTGCTAATTTAATTGAACCCTGCTTGGTTGCAGTCAACGACTTCCCATTGGGTAGGCCTACTGGACAAGATACAGTATGTGCATCCAATAGCCAGGAATCAATGCAAGTAACATGTCTAGAGGCCCCGGTATCAATGATCCACAAAGTGTGATTAAACTTACCATTCAATCTATCATCGGGAATTTTGGTGTTACCGATAAAAGTCGCAAGTGCCTTCCATTGTTCTGCCGAAAAGATAGAGGAAGGAGGCGAAGAAGTTGCTGCCAGTGTTGAGCTGCTGTTGCTTGACCCACGGCTGGCTGCTGCAGCCATATTAGCACGTGCAGGTGGTTTGTTTCGGCCGTGATATTGTGGTTTTCCACGACCCGCTCCTCCTCCCTGCACCTTGGACGAACCAGGCCACCAATCAGGATACCCAATAAGCTCGAAACACCCTGAAATCACATGACCTCTTTTCTTGCAATGTGTGCAGAAAAGGAAAGATTTGTCTGATCTGTCTTTCTGATCATTCGAAGCTTCTTGTGTGGCTGTGGTTGTGGAGGTACGAACGGCAAAGCCTACTGCATCAGGAGGCTTGTCAATCGAAAGTCCTTTGGCGAGTCGAACCCGTTCATCCTGAACAACCAACTGATACGCTCTATCAAGGGACGGTAAAGGATCTTGTGAAAGAATATTTGCACGTGTTTGAGCATGATAATCAGAATGCAAACCCATGAGAAATTGATGAAGCCTGTTATTATCACGCCTTTTCTCATGCTCCTGTCCAGCAGTACAATTCATACAACAAGAACATCCGATGCCCACTCATCATAAGTACAATTCATACAACAAGAACATCCGATGCCCACTCAGCAGTACTCCAATCTTCCTGTGTGCAATGCGAAACAGGCGAAGTAATTGTTCCATTTAAGAAACCAAATTTTCTTCTAGCTTCAAGAGCGGTTTGAATATCCGATGCCCACTCATCATAATTATCTCCCTTTAATCGGGTTGGAGTAATGAAATCACCTGGTCTATCATGAGGACCAAGATAGAACGGGGAGGTAATATCATGAGAAGGCAGCGGTGGTGGGTTTTGATTGTCTGCCATAAGAATTGatcaagtaattttatttatttattttttttttttttttttttagtttcccCGAgcgtctgataccatgataaatCAAGAAAAGTAGTAAAAgggcttgttcatcttcattccAAGGAAAAGATATTAATACAATGTCATAGGATTATTTTAGgtattaaattattctagtcaACTCTATAATCATGGAGTAAATATCTCAATTATctcttagaataatatcttcctaataataatccaataatattcTTTGCATATTCCTAACATATCCTTAAGTGAAATTTGATCACTCGTTTATAATTGTgattgttagaatatataatatattttagagcTTCAACTATATTAGTTTAAGAATATCATCAAATGTGCATGCAAGTCAATTCTCATTAcctgtgggtttgtgggcctgaGCCTACTAATGCCTTGTGTGTGTGTCCACATAAGTAAAACCACAGGGTGATTATGTGACGTATTGTCACGGCTCATTAGTATAAAACTTTACCAACTGAACTAGatatataaattaatcaaaattttgttcTCTTGTTGTCCAATGTTCTAATTTTCCTCAAAGAAATGTCTACAAATTGTCAGACTATAAAGCAATTAGGGGCAAAGAAATTAAGCAATTTCCATATACAACTATGCACTAATTACAAGTTCGAATGCTTAACGTTAATGTCTCTTAATGCATCAATGCCGTGTAGAGATATCCGTGAAAGTTGATGTTCTTGTCACTCAAGAAACTAATTATTATTCTCTCTAATTGATCAATGTTTTGCTCTCTTcacattttcttcaactttatatatatatatatatatatatatatatatatatatatatatatatatatatatatatatatatatatatatatatatatatatatatatatatatatatatatatatatatatatatatatatatatatatatatgttttggatCACATGAAGCCTAATTAAAGTGGTGAAAAATGAAAACAGGTGTACATAAAGCTTAAATGATGTACATATTTCGATgacaattttgtaaataattgaatattttcTAAAAGGTGTATATAGATCTTTAAAAAGTGTACATTTTCGGATGAAATTTctataaatattatgaaattttttttcttcataaaaataTGTACATCTTATAAGATAGTATGTACACCTGTTAccataatatgtatatgttagtCTAGTTTTCAGTTTTTACCACTTTAGTTGTTTTCACCTAATCttgcccatatatatatatatatatatatatatatatatatatatatatatatatatatatatatatatatatatatatatatataatcaaataagaaggataagaaagatttttgtttagtcactatatatacaaaaaataatactatgttataaattaaagaaCATTCTTCAAACTTATGCTATAGTTACTATTCCATGTAACATAGTCACTTCTACAATTAAGTGTGTTTGGCTTAATCGTGaccttagatttttttatttcattgaaATCAAAAGTGTAGAATGATTCTTATCTTTCTTATTTTCAACACCCTTATCATTGGATTCCtcctcctatatatatatatatataggtatatatattttgttcaaGAATATAatgatttatattaaaataattcattaatttATGTGCACCTTCTTATCTATTTTGAAGTTAGTTTATTCTATATGTGAAGGTACAAACGATGTTGCCTATTTAGttttaatggaaaaaatatttttattatcactaacaagtATAAGGTTGCATACTTAATTTTGATTCCCAAAATCCATCAAGATGGATGCCCACTTAATGAGATAAAATGTAAAATGCTATTGGTGTTGTAATTTCCTTTGGCAAGTTTAATGATCAACATCTCAATGTTAGACCGTAATTCTATTGTCTATATATTGTTTCTTTCTTATGTCTTTTAAATTATCTCATTGTTTTATCCTACGTCTTTAATTTCTCtcttcattatttttcattttactaAAAAAGCATCTGAAAAACAAAACATCTAAACAAAAATATGTATCAGAACGACAAAGATAAAGGATTTCAAATCTTACCCTCCACTCTTAAAAACCAACCAAACAACACTTATGAATCCCAATTTAGCATTTCATCATCAAACTCAAACAATAAATTCCTACCAAATCTCCACTCATATCTACCACTCCATGATCTAACATCTTTAAACACTACACTTGATCATACATCTTCATGCAACTTTAATAATAGGATAAACCCTATAATTATATCTTCAAATGATGAACCAAACAAGGAACAAGATGAAGAACAAGAGATAAGAAGACTAAAGAGGATGATATCAAATAGAGAATCAGCGAGAAGATCTAGGCTTCGCAAACGTAAACAACTTGAGAATCTTCAATCACAAGTTTTGCAACTTCTTAGTGCAAATCACCAATTAGCTGAAAAACTTAACCTTGTTATGGAGACTAATTACGAGTTACTTCAGGAGAATTCTAGACTTCGAGACGAATCTATTTGTTTACGAAACGAGTTGTTAATATCAATGAA
This genomic stretch from Amaranthus tricolor cultivar Red isolate AtriRed21 chromosome 9, ASM2621246v1, whole genome shotgun sequence harbors:
- the LOC130824251 gene encoding transcriptional activator TAF-1-like — encoded protein: MYQNDKDKGFQILPSTLKNQPNNTYESQFSISSSNSNNKFLPNLHSYLPLHDLTSLNTTLDHTSSCNFNNRINPIIISSNDEPNKEQDEEQEIRRLKRMISNRESARRSRLRKRKQLENLQSQVLQLLSANHQLAEKLNLVMETNYELLQENSRLRDESICLRNELLISMKCDMGLDDNGVCTKATNQSHDNSPNSITCSMDVLH